One stretch of Phocoena phocoena chromosome 10, mPhoPho1.1, whole genome shotgun sequence DNA includes these proteins:
- the TDRD6 gene encoding tudor domain-containing protein 6 isoform X1: MCSTPGLPTPGASLVLRVSFVDVQPAVIPVQLWGLVGERRDEYVRLSREIQEAAAAAHGPWALGGPSASPGELCLVQAGLLWHRGRVVSRQAQESRVFLLDEGRTITVGAGSLAPGRSEFFHLPSEVLGCVLAGLVPAGGSGGVGGAEPQHWSASAVDFLSNLQGKEMHGRVLDVLLLHRLVLLEVPALCQQMQELGLARQVPDGLFRSLLKRYLSATAAVLGPGAPVVSRIPPKQEQAGLDYFYPQLQLGVTEPMVVTQVCHPHRIHCRLRSFSQEVHRLSESMAQIYRGSPGTGDENYTSATWEEREESPDKPGSPCASCGLDGHWYRALLLETFRPQRCAQVLHVDYGRKELVSCNSLRYLLPEYFRIPVVTYPCALYGLWDGGRGWSRSQVGDLKALFLGQAVNAKIEFYSSFEHVYYVTLYGEDGINLNCVFGAQSCCLADRLLQSQGIEEEEEGGGEEEPETAFQSQSPAEEVDEEISLPALRSIRLKTNAFYDAQVEFVKNPSEFWIRLRKHNGTFSKLMRRMCSFYASASKLDGVILKPEADDLCCVKWKESGYYRAMVTRLDDKSVDVFFVDRGNSENMDRYDVRMLLPQFRWLPMLALRCTLADIWPSGKNWSQEAISFFKKTVLHKELVIHVLDKQDSQYVIEILDESRTGEENISKVIAQAGFAKYQEFETKENIGKSAHSPGHVLNHFTANNNKISSAKKEVEHKVKREGETTAVPETVNDTTVVTNVSTGLVVRDKEKRGSVYSPLVQNFLDIKPGSSCKEELEVGSTVGVKVSHVENPGCFWCQLTRNIEGFKALMCSIQDHCKNTATPYQGTTPACLAKRTANGKWSRALITGAQSSEHVNVVFVDYGDKETVSVKNIYSISEEFLKVKVQAFRCSLYNLIQPTGHNPFVWDEKAIQAFSEFVHKAWEDNVELQCTIFALASIHVEELFNVVDLLTPFQSACHFLVEQRLARPVQLQKPLESSVQLHSYYYSTHDMKIGSEESVYVTHVDDPWTFYCQLGRNANILEQLSYHITQLSKVLLSLKTSPLVPSTLCLARYTDGNWYRGIIIEKEPNKVFFVDFGNSYVVANDDLLPIPSDAYDVLLLPMQAIKCSLSDIPDHIPEEVTTRFQETISDKSLKALVVAKDPDGRLIIELYDNSIQINANINEKLGLLGSKGGTRKKESESLLSTPETLEAKKEAVKLSPTQYLSKSIENKSDSLVILEASYKPKISSACKEIKFLCSSMKTNLVTQYPDSVANKNNQVSPLPVEKKLVSSAEPPLKATKLEATLPERKIGDSRNKGSPLKFSEFPQKTVTPGFKTTVYVSHINDLSDFYVQLTEDEAEIDRLSERLNTVRTRPEYYAGPPLQRGDIVCAVFPEDNLWYRAAVKEHQPNDLLSVQFIDYGNVSVVHTNTVGKLDLVNALSPRLCIHCSLRGLGAPKTLNHKEMMHYFSRRTEEAQLRCEFVRFQDKWEVILADEHGIIAEDMMSRYAFSEKSQIGLSTQIVKGACSKSVNKTDVDTSVFLNWYNPKMEMIRAYATVIDGPEYFWCQFADTEKLQYLEVEVQTAGEQVTAWRRCIPCPHIGDPCIVRYREDGHYYRALVTNICEDSLVSVRLVDFGNVEDCVDPKALWNIPSELLAVPMQAFPCCLSGFNISEGACPQEGNDYFYEIVTEGMLEVKILEIKRDVCDILLAIVDLKSKGESISEKMKKYSKIGASDSDLPYEKHGVDIKGALGSPSPEVGLQKPSSKAGQDKALCVESQTGKLLERIDKDLSIIETKPGKFFVPKTDNIFETFENPGKDESGTEMLEGNVECHLGDRAKFDDKYLITEFSTLLPHATETEEALELNSLEVELSPDDESKEFLELEFIELQHSLVAEEGKEELGLVPLSVPLPQGCDPAANLPPLAGLLPLNCEAEKQPELELPTAQLCLEDKINPLSLRVSQKAQQSLCAEDARRFSCAECFDEEHRLCQHGKTCSAKMQIEMNIYKEEFTEHTSLFRDAVSSLNSVFSEEEPGRKHNHTLPDHVSAQPENTYTLKGFPVGSKCVVWSSLRNTWSKCEILELAEEGTRVLNLSNGMEEVVNPENVWNGIDKLDKSPCEKRGLEMIEI, encoded by the coding sequence ATGTGCTCGACGCCGGGGCTGCCGACGCCGGGGGCCTCGCTGGTGCTGCGGGTGTCCTTCGTGGACGTGCAGCCCGCGGTGATCCCCGTGCAGCTCTGGGGGCTGGTGGGCGAGCGGCGGGACGAGTACGTGAGGCTGAGCCGGGAGATCCAGGAAGCGGCGGCGGCCGCGCACGGCCCATGGGCGCTGGGCGGCCCCTCGGCCTCGCCGGGCGAGCTGTGCCTGGTGCAGGCAGGTCTGCTGTGGCACCGCGGCCGCGTAGTCAGCCGGCAGGCGCAGGAGAGCCGCGTCTTCCTGCTGGACGAGGGTCGCACCATCACAGTCGGCGCGGGCTCGCTGGCGCCTGGGCGCAGCGAGTTCTTCCACCTGCCGTCGGAGGTGCTGGGCTGCGTGCTGGCTGGCCTGGTGCCTgcgggcggcagcggcggcgtGGGCGGGGCCGAGCCCCAGCACTGGTCTGCCAGCGCCGTGGACTTCCTTAGCAACCTGCAGGGCAAAGAGATGCACGGACGGGTCCTGGACGTGCTGCTGCTCCACCGTCTGGTCCTCCTGGAGGTGCCCGCGCTGTGCCAGCAGATGCAGGAGCTCGGGCTGGCCCGGCAGGTGCCCGACGGCCTTTTCCGCTCCCTGCTCAAGCGCTACCTCTCGGCCACCGCGGCTGTCCTGGGCCCCGGGGCCCCGGTCGTCTCGCGAATCCCGCCCAAGCAGGAGCAGGCTGGCCTGGATTACTTCTACCCCCAGCTGCAGCTGGGCGTGACGGAGCCCATGGTGGTCACCCAGGTGTGCCATCCCCACCGCATTCACTGCCGGCTCCGCAGCTTCTCGCAGGAGGTCCACCGCCTCTCCGAGAGCATGGCCCAGATATATAGGGGTTCCCCCGGGACAGGGGACGAGAACTATACCAGTGCcacctgggaggagagggaggagagcccAGACAAGCCGGGCTCTCCGTGCGCATCCTGCGGGTTGGATGGACATTGGTACAGAGCGCTCTTGCTTGAGACTTTCCGGCCCCAGCGCTGTGCCCAGGTACTTCATGTGGACTATGGAAGAAAGGAGTTAGTGAGTTGTAATAGCCTTCGCTACTTGCTGCCCGAATATTTTCGAATACCCGTGGTGACATACCCTTGCGCTTTGTACGGACTCTGGgatggtggcagaggctggtctCGGTCACAGGTCGGTGACCTGAAGGCACTGTTTCTGGGCCAGGCAGTGAACGCAAAGATTGAATTTTACTCTTCCTTTGAGCATGTGTATTACGTCACCCTGTATGGAGAAGATGGGATTAATCTTAACTGTGTGTTCGGAGCACAGTCCTGTTGCTTGGCTGACCGATTGCTTCAGAGCCAGGGaatagaggaggaggaggaggggggcggggaggaggaacCGGAAACAGCTTTTCAGTCTCAGTCTCCTGCTGAAGAAGTGGATGAAGAGATTTCACTCCCAGCCTTGAGGTCTATCAGGTTAAAGACGAACGCCTTCTATGACGCCCAGGTGGAGTTTGTGAAAAATCCTTCTGAGTTTTGGATTAGGTTGAGGAAACACAATGGCACCTTCAGCAAATTAATGAGGAGAATGTGCAGTTTCTATGCCTCTGCCAGTAAGCTGGATGGTGTTATTTTGAAACCTGAAGCCGATGACCTTTGCTgtgtgaaatggaaagaaagtgGCTATTATCGGGCTATGGTCACCCGATTAGACGACAAGAGTGTGGATGTATTCTTCGTTGACCGGGGCAATTCGGAAAATATGGACCGGTATGATGTGAGGATGCTGCTCCCTCAGTTTAGGTGGCTACCAATGCTGGCCCTGAGGTGCACCCTGGCAGATATTTGGCCTTCGGGAAAAAATTGGAGCCAGGAGGcaatttcctttttcaaaaagaCCGTGCTGCACAAAGAATTAGTTATCCATGTCCTTGATAAGCAGGATAGTCAGTATGTTATTGAGATTCTTGATGAATCAAGAACAGGGGAAGAAAACATTAGTAAGGTAATTGCTCAGGCTGGATTTGCCAAGTATCAGGAatttgaaacaaaggaaaatattggCAAAAGTGCCCACTCTCCGGGGCATGTTTTAAACCATTTTACtgcaaacaataacaaaatatctTCTGCCAAGAAGGAAGTAGAACACAAAGTCAAGAGAGAGGGTGAAACTACAGCTGTTCCAGAAACTGTGAATGACACAACCGTTGTGACAAACGTTTCAACTGGACTAGTTGTACGggacaaagagaaaagagggtCTGTTTATTCTCCTCTTGTACAGAATTTCTTGGACATTAAGCCAGGCTCTTCTTGTAAAGAGGAGCTAGAAGTTGGAAGTACAGTAGGAGTCAAAGTGTCTCATGTTGAAAACCCTGGCTGTTTCTGGTGCCAGCTGACCAGGAACATAGAAGGATTTAAAGCGCTAATGTGTAGTATTCAGGACCATTGCAAGAATACAGCTACTCCCTACCAGGGAACCACCCCTGCTTGTTTGGCAAAACGAACAGCAAATGGAAAATGGTCCAGGGCTCTGATTACTGGGGCACAATCTTCAGAGCATGTCAACGTCGTATTTGTAGATTATGGAGACAAAGAAACGGTATCTGTGAAGAATATTTATTCAATTAGTGAAGAGTTTCTCAAGGTTAAGGTTCAAGCGTTTAGGTGCAGCCTTTATAATTTAATCCAACCAACGGGTCACAATCCTTTTGTTTGGGATGAAAAGGCAATCCAAGCTTTTAGTGAATTTGTGCATAAGGCATGGGAAGACAATGTAGAATTACAATGCACAATATTTGCTTTGGCTTCCATTCACGTTGAAGAACTGTTTAATGTCGTGGATTTGCTAACACCTTTCCAGAGTGCATGCCATTTTTTGGTAGAACAGAGACTTGCAAGACCAGTACAACTTCAGAAGCCTCTGGAGTCCTCTGTTCAGCTCCATTCTTACTACTATTCTACACATGATATGAAAATTGGAAGTGAAGAATCAGTGTATGTAACACATGTCGATGACCCTTGGACATTTTATTGCCAGCTGggaagaaatgcaaatattttagaaCAGTTGTCATATCATATTACACAATTAAGTAAAGTTTTGCTGAGTTTAAAAACATCTCCCTTGGTCCCCAGCACATTGTGCCTTGCCAGGTATACTGACGGAAACTGGTATAGGGGGATAATCatagaaaaagaaccaaataaagtcttttttgttgattttggGAATAGTTATGTGGTAGCAAATGATGATCTGCTTCCAATACCTAGCGATGCATATGACGTCTTACTTTTGCCCATGCAAGCCATTAAATGTTCATTATCTGATATTCCTGATCATATACCAGAAGAAGTTACAACGCGGTTTCAGGAGACTATTTCAGATAAGTCATTGAAGGCTTTGGTTGTAGCAAAAGATCCAGATGGAAGACTGATTATAGAACTATATGACAACAGTATTCAAATTAATGCTAATATTAATGAGAAGTTAGGACTCCTGGGTTCCAAAGGCgggacaagaaagaaagaaagtgaatcaCTCCTCTCTACACCTGAAACTCTTGAAGCAAAAAAGGAAGCTGTGAAGTTGTCACCTACACAGTATTTAAGTAAATCAATAGAGAACAAATCAGACAGTTTGGTGATCTTAGAAGCATCATACAAACCTAAGATCAGCTCAGCATGTAAGGAAATCAAATTTTTATGCAGTTCAATGAAGACAAACTTAGTCACTCAGTACCCAGACTCTGTggcaaataaaaataaccaagtgTCTCCATTACCAGTAGAAAAGAAATTAGTGAGTTCGGCTGAGCCCCCTTTGAAAGCCACAAAACTAGAAGCCActcttccagagagaaaaataggAGATTCACGTAACAAAGGTTCGCCTCTAAAATTTTCTGAGTTCCCTCAGAAGACTGTAACGCCTGGCTTTAAAACAACTGTGTATGTTTCTCATATAAATGACCTTTCAGACTTTTATGTTCAACTAACAGAAGATGAGGCTGAAATTGATCGTctttcagagaggttaaacactGTTAGAACAAGGCCTGAATATTATGCAGGTCCACCTTTGCAAAGAGGAGATATAGTATGTGCTGTTTTCCCAGAAGACAATTTATGGTATCGTGCTGCGGTCAAGGAACATCAACCCAATGACCTTCTCTCTGTGCAGTTCATAGATTATGGCAATGTTTCTGTGGTTCACACCAACACAGTAGGCAAACTTGACCTTGTTAATGCACTATCACCCAGACTGTGCATTCACTGTTCCTTAAGGGGACTTGGGGCTCCTAAGACTTTAAACCACAAGGAAATGATGCATTACTTTTCCCGAAGGACAGAGGAGGCGCAACTGAGATGCGAATTTGTTCGATTTCAAGACAAATGGGAAGTTATTCTTGCTGATGAACATGGGATCATAGCAGAAGATATGATGAGCAGATATGCTTTCagtgaaaaatctcaaataggaCTTTCTACCCAAATAGTTAAAGGTGCCTGTTCAAAGTCTGTCAACAAAACAGACGTAGACACTTCTGTATTTCTTAACTGGTATAATCCAAAGATGGAGATGATACGAGCTTATGCCACGGTGATCGATGGACCTGAATATTTTTGGTGTCAGTTTGCGGACACAGAGAAACTTCAGTATTTAGAAGTGGAAGTACAAACTGCTGGAGAGCAGGTGACAGCTTGGAGAAGGTGCATCCCCTGCCCTCATATCGGAGATCCTTGCATAGTGAGATACAGAGAAGACGGGCATTATTACAGGGCACTTGTCACCAATATTTGTGAAGATTCTCTTGTGTCCGTCAGGCTTGTGGACTTTGGAAACGTTGAAGACTGTGTGGACCCCAAAGCCCTCTGGAACATCCCTTCTGAACTGTTGGCAGTTCCCATGCAAGCCTTTCCATGTTGCCTCTCAGGATTTAATATTTCAGAAGGTGCATGCCCTCAAGAGGGAAATGACTACTTTTATGAAATAGTAACAGAAGGTATGTTGGaggtaaaaatattagaaatcaaAAGGGATGTTTGTGATATCCTTTTAGCCATCGTTGACTTGAAAAGCAAAGGCGAAAGTATcagtgagaaaatgaagaaatattctaAGATTGGTGCGAGTGACAGTGACCTGCCCTATGAAAAACATGGCGTAGACATAAAGGGAGCTCTTGGGTCCCCCAGTCCCGAAGTTGGACTTCAGAAACCAAGTAGCAAAGCTGGACAAGACAAAGCACTCTGTGTCGAATCACAGACAGGTAAGCTCTTGGAAAGAATTGACAAAGACTTAAGCATCATTGAAACCAAACCAGGTAAATTCTTTGTCCCCAAAACTGATAACATttttgaaacttttgaaaaccCAGGCAAAGATGAAAGTGGCACTGAGATGCTGGAAGGTAACGTCGAGTGCCATCTGGGTGACAGAGCGAAGTTTGATGATAAGTACCTAATTACAGAATTTAGCACATTGTTACCACATGCCACCGAAACAGAGGAGGCACTGGAACTGAATTCCCTTGAGGTGGAGCTTTCTCCTGATGATGAGTCCAAAGAATTCCTGGAGCTGGAATTCATTGAATTGCAGCATTCCTTAGTTgcagaggaggggaaagaagagCTGGGCCTGGTGCCTCTGTCTGTGCCTCTTCCCCAAGGCTGTGACCCAGCGGCCAACCTGCCACCGTTGGCAGGGCTACTGCCCCTCAACTGTGAAGCCGAGAAACAGCCTGAACTAGAATTACCTACAGCCCAGCTGTGTCTAGAGGACAAAATAAACCCTTTGTCTTTAAGAGTTAGTCAGAAAGCCCAACAATCCCTGTGTGCTGAGGATGCAAGAAGGTTCAGTTGTGCGGAATGCTTTGATGAGGAGCATAGGCTGTGCCAACACGGAAAGACCTGCTCTGCCAAGATGCAGATTGAAATGAATATCTATAAAGAAGAATTTACAGAACATACATCTCTGTTTAGAGATGCCGTGTCATCGTTGAACTCTGTGTTTTCTGAAGAAGAACCCGGAAGGAAACACAATCACACTTTACCAGATCACGTCTCgg